In Chromobacterium rhizoryzae, one genomic interval encodes:
- a CDS encoding amino acid ABC transporter permease, whose protein sequence is MEGAAMMPPVIQDNLDYLLWGNLANGEPGGLLLTLAISAAAGVLASLLGLAGGIALVMGGPGPRRALGALVALLRAIPVLMLIFWCYFLLPILFGVDIPGVLTVVLALALINAAYLSQSVRAGIAAIGPGQWAAGLSLGLDRWQTLRLIVLPQALRMMLPSFVNQWITLIKDSSLAYVVGVAEFTFVATQVNNREQVYPLEIFAFIALAYFLVCGGLQLLGRWSDKRWSLPARA, encoded by the coding sequence ATGGAGGGCGCCGCGATGATGCCGCCGGTGATTCAGGACAATCTCGATTATCTGCTGTGGGGCAATCTGGCCAACGGCGAGCCCGGCGGCCTGCTGCTGACCCTGGCCATCAGCGCCGCCGCCGGCGTGCTGGCCAGCCTGCTGGGCCTGGCCGGCGGCATCGCCCTGGTGATGGGCGGGCCCGGCCCGCGCCGCGCGCTGGGCGCGCTGGTGGCGCTGCTGCGCGCCATCCCGGTGCTGATGCTGATCTTCTGGTGCTATTTCCTGCTGCCCATCCTGTTTGGCGTGGACATCCCCGGCGTGCTCACCGTGGTGCTGGCGCTGGCGCTGATCAACGCCGCCTATCTGAGCCAGTCGGTGCGGGCCGGCATCGCCGCCATCGGCCCCGGCCAATGGGCGGCCGGACTGTCTCTGGGGCTGGACCGCTGGCAGACGCTGCGGCTGATCGTGCTGCCGCAGGCGCTACGCATGATGCTGCCCTCCTTCGTCAATCAGTGGATCACCCTGATCAAGGACAGCTCGCTGGCCTATGTGGTGGGCGTGGCCGAATTCACCTTCGTCGCCACCCAGGTCAACAACCGCGAGCAGGTCTACCCGCTGGAGATTTTCGCCTTCATCGCGCTGGCTTATTTCCTGGTCTGCGGCGGCCTGCAGTTGCTGGGCCGCTGGAGCGACAAGCGCTGGAGCCTGCCGGCCCGGGCCTGA